The following are encoded together in the Coffea arabica cultivar ET-39 chromosome 1c, Coffea Arabica ET-39 HiFi, whole genome shotgun sequence genome:
- the LOC140004654 gene encoding uncharacterized protein: protein MATEGAFIQLAVPRFDGHYDHWAMLMEIFLRLKEYWNVVENGVSTAAEDVTLTEAQKKICEEQKLKDLKAKNYLLQALDRSILETIINKDTSKSIWDSMKHKYQGTTRVKHAHLQALRKEYEIAHMKEGESVNEYIVRVLVITNKMKANGEKLKDVAVVEKILRSMTPKFHYVVCSIEESKDTSILSIDELQSSLLMHEQCMSNIVHEEHALKVTHGNQYAGGGRGRGSFGGRGRGRSRQSFDKATVECYAYHKLGHFQWECKKGEANFAESQVESEECDDPIFP from the coding sequence ATGGCAACAGAGGGAGCCTTTATTCAACTAGCAGTGCCGAGGTTCGATGGTCACTACGATCATTGGGCGATGCTTATGGAAATTTTTCTTCGATTAAAGGAGTACTGGAATGTGGTAGAAAATGGAGTTTCTACAGCAGCAGAAGATGTGACTTTAACTGAGgcacaaaagaaaatttgtgaaGAGCAGAAGTTGAAGGATCTTAAAGCTAAGAACTATCTGCTTCAGGCGTTAGATCGTTCCATTTTGGAGACTATCATTAACAAAGATACGTCAAAGAGTATTTGGGACTCTATGAAGCATAAATATCAAGGAACAACGCGAGTAAAACATGCTCATCTACAGGCATTGCGAAAGGAGTATGAAATTGCTCACATGAAGGAAGGAGAATCTGTGAATGAGTACATTGTTCGTGTTCTTGTCATCACTAACAAGATGAAAGCAAATGGTGAAAAGTTGAAAGATGTTGCTGTTGTGGAAAAGATTCTGAGGTCAATGACACCTAAGTTTCATTATGTCGTCTGTTCAATTGAAGAATCTAAGGATACAAGTATTTTGTCAATTGATGAGCTGCAAAGCAGCCTGCTCATGCATGAACAATGCATGAGTAACATTGTACATGAAGAACATGCACTGAAGGTGACTCATGGAAACCAATATgcaggaggaggaagagggcGTGGGAGCTTTGGAGGCAGAGGCCGTGGAAGAAGCAGACAAAGCTTTGACAAAGCAACTGTGGAGTGTTATGCTTATCACAAGCTTGGTCATTTTCAGTGGGAATGCAAGAAAGGAGAGGCCAATTTTGCAGAGAGTCAAGTGGAGAGTGAagaatgtgacgaccccattttcccctaa